The DNA region GCCTTCATTCCCTCTCTAATATCCTTGTTGCAATGGGAAGCTTATGAGATGCAAGACGCAAAGCCTCCTGTGCAACCTCTTTTGCTACGCCTGTTAATTCAAAGAGTATCCTTCCTGGCTTTACAACAGCCGCCCAATGATCAACAGCACCCTTTCCCTTTCCCATTCTTGTTTCAAGGGGTTTTTTTGTTACAGGTTTATCTGGAAATACCCTTATCCACATCTTTCCGCCCCTTTTTACATGACGGGTTATAGCAATCCTT from bacterium includes:
- the rplP gene encoding 50S ribosomal protein L16, translating into MLMPKKVKYRKQQRGTMAGKTKGGGFLVFGDYGLVALEPHWITARQIEAARIAITRHVKRGGKMWIRVFPDKPVTKKPLETRMGKGKGAVDHWAAVVKPGRILFELTGVAKEVAQEALRLASHKLPIATRILERE